In one Mycobacterium heckeshornense genomic region, the following are encoded:
- a CDS encoding MCE family protein, with translation MAKVGRRTQIRLAAAVLASALASFAVLTYLSYTAAFSSTDTVFVSAPRAGLVMERDGKVKYRGIQIGKVKNIAYSGDEAQLTLAINSDDLHYLPANVTVRIASNTIFGAKSVEFVPPASPLPVSLRPGAHVEASAVAVEVNTLFQSLIDLLHKIDPVELNGTLSALAEGLRGHGNDLGDLLSGLNTLTKQTNPKLPTLQQDFGKTAAVANIYADAGADLTTVLDNVPTISKTIVDQQSDLNDTLLAAIGASNSVSDTLEPAERNLIDAIKRFRAPIKVAADYSPEFGCLFKGIDRGIKEFAPLLGVRKAGLFTSSSFVLGAPSYTYPESLPIVNASGGPNCRGLPDIPTKQNGGSWYRAPFLVTDNAYIPYEPFTEMQVDAPSTLQFLFHGAFAERDDF, from the coding sequence GTGGCAAAGGTGGGCAGACGCACTCAGATCAGGCTCGCGGCGGCGGTGCTCGCCAGCGCGTTGGCGAGCTTCGCGGTGTTGACGTATCTGTCTTACACCGCAGCGTTCTCGTCAACCGACACGGTGTTTGTCAGCGCGCCGCGCGCCGGGCTGGTGATGGAACGTGACGGCAAGGTGAAATACCGCGGCATCCAGATCGGCAAGGTAAAAAACATCGCGTATTCCGGTGACGAGGCGCAGCTAACCTTAGCCATCAACAGCGACGACCTGCATTACCTTCCGGCCAACGTGACCGTCCGCATTGCCAGCAACACGATTTTCGGTGCGAAATCAGTCGAATTCGTTCCGCCCGCATCGCCCTTGCCCGTGTCGCTGCGGCCGGGCGCGCACGTCGAGGCTTCTGCGGTCGCGGTTGAGGTCAACACGTTGTTCCAGTCGCTGATTGACCTGTTGCACAAGATCGACCCCGTCGAGTTGAACGGTACCCTGAGCGCTCTCGCTGAGGGCCTGCGCGGCCACGGAAATGACCTGGGCGACCTGCTGTCGGGCCTGAACACCCTTACCAAGCAAACGAATCCGAAGTTGCCGACTCTGCAACAAGATTTCGGTAAGACCGCCGCGGTAGCCAACATTTATGCCGACGCCGGTGCGGACCTGACGACCGTGCTCGACAACGTGCCGACGATCAGCAAGACGATCGTGGACCAGCAGAGCGACCTCAACGACACCCTGCTGGCGGCGATCGGGGCTTCTAACAGCGTCTCCGACACACTGGAGCCGGCCGAGCGCAACCTCATCGACGCGATCAAGCGGTTCCGCGCCCCGATCAAGGTGGCCGCTGACTACTCACCCGAATTTGGCTGTCTGTTCAAAGGTATCGACCGCGGTATCAAGGAATTCGCCCCGCTGCTCGGCGTGCGCAAGGCGGGACTGTTCACCTCGTCGAGCTTTGTGCTGGGCGCGCCGTCGTATACCTACCCGGAGAGCCTGCCGATCGTCAACGCCTCCGGCGGCCCGAATTGCCGTGGCCTACCTGATATCCCGACCAAGCAAAACGGTGGCTCCTGGTACCGGGCACCGTTTCTGGTGACCGACAACGCGTATATTCCGTACGAGCCGTTCACCGAAATGCAGGTGGATGCACCGTCGACGCTGCAGTTCCTGTTCCACGGCGCATTCGCGGAACGAGACGATTTCTGA
- a CDS encoding MCE family protein, which translates to MARYESHRAIMVKVSIFTVAMLLVAVGLVVIFGEFRFGPQNTYHATFIDATRLKPGQKVRIAGVPVGSVRDVKLNPNNSVNVTFGVDKRYTLYSSTRAVIRYENLVGDRYLEITSGPGELRKLPPGGTIDEHHTQPALDLDALLGGLRPVLKGLDADKINTISSYVIELLQGQGGALSNLLADADAFTSTLGARDQLIGDVIDNLNTVLTTVDQRGAQFSASVGQLQQLITGLAQGRDAVGGAIPPLASAERDLTSLLQNSRPAFKGVVQNTRFIAAELDERKAEVNNDIEQLGEDYLRLAALGSYGAYFNIYFCSVTIKLNGPVGGDLLIPMGGQVDPSKGRCAFAK; encoded by the coding sequence ATGGCGCGCTACGAATCTCATCGAGCAATAATGGTGAAGGTCAGCATCTTCACCGTTGCGATGCTGCTTGTTGCCGTCGGCCTTGTGGTGATTTTCGGCGAGTTCCGGTTCGGTCCGCAAAACACCTACCACGCAACGTTCATCGACGCGACAAGGTTGAAACCCGGTCAGAAGGTTCGTATCGCCGGTGTGCCGGTCGGGTCCGTGCGAGACGTCAAGCTCAACCCGAACAACAGCGTCAACGTGACGTTCGGCGTGGACAAGCGCTACACACTGTATTCGTCCACGCGTGCAGTGATCCGATACGAAAACCTGGTCGGTGACCGGTATTTGGAAATCACCTCCGGACCCGGGGAGTTGCGCAAGCTGCCACCCGGCGGGACCATCGATGAGCACCACACCCAGCCTGCGCTGGACCTCGACGCGTTGCTGGGTGGTCTACGGCCCGTGCTCAAGGGGCTGGACGCCGACAAAATCAACACCATCAGCAGTTACGTGATCGAACTTCTGCAGGGCCAGGGCGGGGCGTTGTCGAACCTGCTGGCCGACGCCGACGCCTTCACGTCAACACTGGGCGCACGCGACCAGCTCATCGGTGACGTGATCGACAACCTCAACACGGTGCTCACCACCGTCGACCAAAGGGGCGCCCAGTTTTCGGCGAGCGTTGGCCAGCTGCAGCAACTGATCACCGGCCTGGCCCAGGGCCGTGACGCGGTGGGCGGAGCGATCCCGCCGCTGGCCTCGGCCGAACGCGATCTGACTTCGCTGCTGCAGAACTCGCGCCCCGCCTTCAAGGGCGTCGTGCAAAATACCCGGTTCATCGCCGCCGAGCTCGACGAGCGAAAAGCCGAGGTGAACAACGATATTGAACAGCTGGGCGAGGACTACTTGCGCCTGGCCGCGCTCGGCTCCTACGGTGCCTACTTCAACATCTATTTCTGCTCGGTGACAATCAAGCTCAACGGCCCCGTCGGCGGCGACTTACTGATTCCGATGGGCGGCCAGGTCGATCCCAGCAAGGGGAGGTGCGCCTTTGCCAAATAG
- a CDS encoding MCE family protein, which yields MPNSRDGRDPVRTGIFGVVLVACIVLVSFGYSQLPFWPQGKRYDAYFSDAGGIAPGNDVYVSGIKVGRVQSVALAGDAAKVSFTVDRRIAVGDQSLASIRTDTILGERSVAVTPAGSASTTTIPLSRTTTPYALGTALEDLGGNAGDLDKGRFETSLRVLTDALHDATPQLRGALDGVTSLSRTLNRRDEALARLLAHAKSVTAVLAKRAEQVNKLILDGNQLFAALDARRAALAQLISGIDELAQQISGFVADNRREFGPSLSKLNQVLDNLNERHEYITEALKRLPPYATTLGEVVGSGPGFNVNVYSVLPAPLVSIVFDLVFQPNKLPDSFADYLRGLIQERWIIRPKSP from the coding sequence TTGCCAAATAGCAGAGACGGACGTGACCCCGTCCGCACCGGCATCTTCGGTGTGGTCCTGGTGGCATGCATTGTGTTGGTGTCGTTCGGCTATAGCCAGTTGCCGTTTTGGCCGCAGGGCAAACGCTACGACGCCTACTTCAGCGACGCCGGCGGTATCGCACCCGGCAACGACGTCTACGTTTCGGGCATCAAGGTGGGCCGGGTGCAGTCCGTGGCTTTGGCGGGCGACGCCGCGAAGGTGTCGTTCACCGTCGACCGCCGCATCGCCGTCGGCGACCAATCGCTGGCATCGATCCGCACCGACACCATCCTGGGTGAACGGTCGGTCGCGGTAACACCGGCCGGCAGCGCAAGTACGACGACCATTCCGCTGAGCCGAACGACCACGCCGTATGCCCTGGGCACCGCGCTGGAGGATCTCGGCGGCAATGCCGGCGACTTGGACAAGGGCCGGTTCGAGACGTCGCTGCGCGTCCTCACCGACGCGCTGCACGACGCCACCCCGCAGCTGCGCGGTGCCCTGGATGGGGTGACGTCGCTGTCGCGCACCCTCAACCGCCGCGACGAAGCGCTGGCCAGGTTATTGGCCCACGCGAAGTCGGTGACGGCTGTTTTGGCCAAACGTGCCGAGCAGGTGAACAAGTTGATCCTCGACGGCAATCAGTTGTTTGCCGCGCTGGACGCCCGCCGCGCCGCGCTGGCACAACTGATTTCCGGGATTGACGAACTGGCCCAACAGATCTCAGGATTTGTCGCCGACAACCGCCGCGAGTTTGGCCCGTCGCTGAGCAAGCTCAACCAGGTGCTGGACAACCTCAATGAGCGCCACGAGTACATCACCGAGGCGCTCAAGCGCTTGCCGCCGTATGCCACCACGCTCGGCGAGGTGGTTGGTTCGGGTCCTGGATTCAATGTGAATGTCTACAGCGTCCTGCCGGCACCGTTGGTGTCAATCGTGTTCGACTTGGTCTTCCAACCCAACAAGCTCCCCGACAGTTTCGCCGACTACCTGCGCGGACTGATCCAGGAGCGGTGGATCATCAGGCCGAAGTCGCCATGA
- a CDS encoding MlaE family ABC transporter permease: MSYDVTLRMRRWLSRFAGPVDAFGEQALFYGESVRWIPNAITRYRKEVLRLVAEMTLGTGALLLIGGTVGVAAFLTLASGGVIAVQGYESLGNIGIEALTGFLSAFLNVRIVAPVVAGIALAATIGAGTTAQLGAMRVAEEIDAIESMAVHSVSYLVSTRLIAGLITIIPLYSLAVLASFFAARFITIFVNGQSAGLYDHYFNTFLNPTDLLWSFLQAIVMSIAVMLVHTYYGYNASGGPVGVGLAVGQAVRTSLIVVVVITLAISLAVYGASGNFNLSG, translated from the coding sequence TTGAGTTACGACGTCACGCTGCGCATGCGCCGGTGGCTGTCCCGGTTCGCCGGGCCGGTCGACGCTTTCGGCGAGCAGGCGCTGTTCTACGGCGAATCGGTGCGCTGGATCCCGAACGCGATCACGCGCTATCGCAAAGAGGTGTTAAGGCTCGTCGCCGAGATGACGCTGGGCACCGGTGCCCTGCTGCTGATCGGCGGAACGGTCGGCGTCGCGGCATTTCTTACGCTGGCGTCCGGCGGCGTGATCGCGGTCCAGGGTTACGAATCGCTGGGCAATATCGGTATCGAGGCGTTGACCGGTTTTCTGTCGGCATTTCTCAACGTCCGCATCGTGGCCCCGGTCGTGGCCGGTATCGCACTGGCTGCCACCATCGGCGCGGGCACTACAGCCCAGCTGGGTGCCATGCGAGTGGCCGAAGAAATCGACGCCATCGAATCGATGGCCGTGCACTCCGTGTCCTATCTGGTGTCGACCCGGCTGATCGCGGGGCTGATCACCATCATCCCGCTGTATTCACTGGCCGTGCTGGCCTCGTTCTTCGCTGCACGGTTCATCACGATCTTTGTCAACGGTCAATCGGCAGGCCTGTACGACCACTACTTCAACACGTTTCTCAATCCGACGGATCTGCTGTGGTCTTTCCTGCAGGCCATCGTGATGTCGATCGCGGTGATGTTGGTCCACACGTACTACGGCTACAACGCATCCGGGGGCCCGGTCGGGGTCGGCCTAGCGGTCGGCCAGGCCGTGCGGACGTCGCTGATCGTTGTCGTCGTCATTACCCTGGCGATCTCCCTGGCGGTCTACGGCGCCTCGGGTAACTTCAACCTCTCCGGCTGA
- a CDS encoding virulence factor Mce family protein: protein MHDRLTRIQLAVFAVVTAITVTLIAVFYLRLPASLGLGTYSVTADFEAGGGLYKNANVTYRGVAVGRVESVGLNRNGVDAKMRLNSQTPVPSNVIASVKSVSAIGEQYIDLVPPAEPSATKLHNGSRIARSNTRLSEDVATLLRKSETLVNSVADTRLRELLHETFTAFNGTGPELARLIESSRLLVDEANAYYPQTSELIDQVGPFLRAQIRSGSDIRSLADGLARFTSQVRHADPQVRKLLAVVPGAADETSTAFSGIRPSFPVLAASLANLGRVGVIYHKTLEQLLVVLPALFAAITTAAGGVPQDEGAKLDFKIDLGDPPPCNTGFLPPPLIRTPADETLRELPTDMYCKVAQNDPTTVRGARNYPCQEFPGKRAPTVQLCRDPRGYVPIGSNPWRGPPIPYGTPMTNGLNVLPPNKFPYIPPGTDPDPGTPIVGPPPPGVVPGPGPAPNQPFPVPPPPNTGGTDGRPAWIPPAPYTPQPPQLPYPKWLPPPPPPVGINPPPAGPGPEKPWGPPPGPVPQASGPAYTTYDPHTGAFPDPAGGTGIFAPGMSKASSAENWVDLMRDPRQL from the coding sequence ATGCATGACCGGCTGACCAGAATTCAGCTAGCCGTCTTCGCGGTGGTCACCGCCATCACGGTCACCCTGATCGCGGTTTTTTATCTCCGGTTGCCGGCCAGCCTGGGTCTGGGCACCTACAGCGTGACCGCTGATTTCGAAGCCGGCGGCGGTTTGTACAAGAACGCCAACGTCACCTACCGCGGCGTCGCGGTCGGCCGGGTGGAGTCGGTGGGACTGAACCGCAACGGCGTCGACGCCAAAATGCGGCTCAACAGCCAAACCCCGGTCCCGTCGAACGTCATCGCGAGCGTCAAGAGTGTTTCTGCCATCGGTGAGCAGTACATCGACCTCGTCCCGCCCGCTGAACCGTCAGCGACCAAGCTGCACAACGGGTCTCGCATTGCACGCAGTAATACTCGGCTCAGCGAGGACGTCGCCACACTGCTGCGCAAGTCCGAGACCCTGGTCAACAGTGTGGCTGACACGCGGCTGCGGGAACTGCTGCACGAAACCTTCACCGCGTTCAACGGCACTGGTCCCGAACTGGCCCGGCTGATTGAGTCGTCACGGTTGCTGGTCGACGAAGCCAACGCCTACTATCCGCAGACCTCGGAATTGATCGACCAGGTGGGCCCGTTCTTGCGGGCGCAGATCCGCTCCGGTAGCGACATCCGGTCACTGGCCGACGGGCTGGCCCGATTCACCTCGCAGGTACGCCACGCCGATCCGCAGGTTCGCAAATTGCTGGCCGTGGTTCCGGGCGCCGCCGATGAGACCAGCACCGCCTTCTCCGGTATCCGGCCCTCGTTCCCGGTGCTGGCGGCGAGCCTGGCCAACCTGGGCCGGGTCGGCGTCATCTACCACAAGACGCTCGAGCAGTTGCTGGTGGTGCTGCCGGCACTGTTCGCCGCGATCACCACTGCCGCCGGCGGCGTACCCCAAGACGAGGGGGCCAAGCTGGATTTCAAGATCGACCTCGGCGATCCGCCGCCCTGCAACACCGGGTTCCTTCCGCCGCCACTGATCCGGACGCCCGCCGACGAGACATTGCGCGAGCTGCCGACGGACATGTACTGCAAAGTCGCGCAGAACGACCCGACCACGGTGCGCGGCGCGCGCAACTACCCATGCCAGGAGTTCCCCGGGAAGAGGGCACCGACCGTGCAGCTGTGCCGTGACCCGCGCGGTTACGTTCCGATAGGCAGCAACCCGTGGCGCGGACCACCGATACCATACGGCACTCCGATGACGAACGGCCTTAACGTGTTGCCGCCGAACAAGTTTCCGTATATCCCCCCGGGCACCGATCCGGATCCGGGTACCCCCATCGTGGGGCCGCCGCCACCCGGGGTGGTGCCGGGACCCGGCCCGGCGCCCAATCAGCCGTTCCCGGTGCCACCGCCGCCCAACACCGGCGGAACCGATGGTCGGCCGGCGTGGATACCGCCAGCGCCCTACACGCCGCAGCCGCCGCAGCTGCCTTACCCGAAGTGGCTTCCACCGCCCCCACCGCCGGTCGGGATCAATCCCCCGCCAGCGGGCCCAGGGCCCGAGAAGCCGTGGGGGCCGCCGCCTGGTCCGGTGCCGCAGGCCAGTGGCCCGGCCTACACCACCTATGACCCGCACACTGGAGCCTTCCCGGATCCGGCGGGCGGCACTGGTATCTTCGCGCCCGGCATGAGCAAAGCGTCGAGCGCGGAGAACTGGGTGGATCTGATGCGCGACCCGAGGCAGTTGTAG
- a CDS encoding MCE family protein produces MNRIWLRGGALAAGSVVLAGCQFGGLNSIALPGTAGHGPGSYKVTVELKDVATLPQNSPVMVDDVTVGSVSGIQAAQRADGSFYAAVELALDKNVVLPANATAKVSQTSLLGSQHIDLAPPVNTPPIGRLGNGSRIAESSTSRYPTTEEVLAALGVVVNKGNLGALQEVTDETYRAVAGREGQFTNLVPRLAALTAGLNRQVNDIIAAAEGLNRFSAILARSKDSLGRTLDTLPDALRVLNKNRDHIVEAFAALRRVATVASHVLSQIKGDFAEDLKGLYSATKALADNRKDFVTSLQLLLTFPFPNFGIKQAVRGDYLNVFTTFDLTLRRLGETFFTTSYALDPNMMHMSEILNPPDFLIGELANLSGQAADPFKLPPGQPQQGSR; encoded by the coding sequence ATGAACCGGATCTGGTTGCGCGGCGGCGCGTTGGCGGCGGGCAGCGTGGTGCTGGCCGGCTGCCAATTCGGTGGGTTGAACTCGATTGCCTTGCCCGGCACGGCCGGTCACGGACCAGGCTCCTACAAGGTCACCGTCGAGTTAAAGGACGTCGCGACCTTGCCCCAGAACTCCCCGGTGATGGTCGACGACGTCACCGTGGGCAGCGTGTCGGGTATCCAGGCGGCCCAGCGAGCGGACGGCAGCTTCTACGCCGCTGTGGAATTGGCGCTGGACAAAAACGTCGTACTGCCGGCCAACGCCACCGCCAAGGTGTCGCAGACGTCGCTGCTCGGTTCCCAGCACATCGACCTGGCCCCACCGGTGAACACGCCACCGATCGGCAGGCTCGGCAACGGCTCGAGGATTGCCGAGTCGAGCACCAGCCGCTATCCCACCACCGAAGAGGTCCTCGCGGCGCTGGGCGTGGTGGTCAACAAAGGCAATCTTGGTGCCCTGCAAGAGGTTACCGATGAGACATACCGGGCGGTGGCGGGCCGGGAGGGCCAGTTCACCAACCTCGTACCCAGGCTCGCGGCCCTGACCGCGGGTCTCAACCGGCAGGTCAACGACATCATCGCCGCCGCCGAGGGGCTGAACCGTTTCTCCGCGATTTTGGCCCGCAGCAAGGACAGCCTGGGCCGGACGCTGGACACGCTGCCCGATGCGCTTCGGGTGCTCAACAAGAACCGTGACCACATCGTCGAGGCATTTGCCGCGTTGAGACGTGTGGCAACCGTTGCCTCCCATGTGCTTTCGCAAATCAAGGGCGATTTCGCCGAAGACCTCAAAGGTCTGTATTCGGCCACCAAGGCGCTCGCCGACAACCGCAAGGACTTCGTCACCTCATTGCAACTGTTGCTGACGTTCCCGTTCCCCAACTTCGGCATCAAGCAGGCGGTCCGCGGTGACTACCTCAACGTGTTCACCACCTTCGACCTGACCCTCCGACGGCTCGGCGAAACGTTTTTCACGACGTCGTATGCACTCGATCCGAACATGATGCACATGAGTGAGATCCTCAACCCGCCGGACTTCTTGATCGGTGAACTGGCCAACCTCTCGGGGCAAGCCGCCGACCCGTTCAAGCTGCCGCCGGGACAACCGCAGCAGGGGTCGCGCTGA
- a CDS encoding MlaE family ABC transporter permease, with protein MIEQLAVPARAVGGFVEMSLETLRGAFRRPFQFREFLEQTWMIARVSLIPTLLVAIPFTVLVAFTINILLRELGAADLSGAGTAFGTITQLGPVVTVLVVAGAGATAICADLGARTIREEIDAMRVLGIDPIQRLVVPRVLASTFVALLLNGLVSAIGICGGYVFSVLLQGVNPGAFVNGLTVLTHLGELVLSEVKALLFGVVAGLVGCYRGLTVKGGPKGVGNAVNETVVYAFICLFVINVVMTAIGVRVLAR; from the coding sequence TTGATCGAACAGCTCGCGGTTCCGGCCCGGGCCGTGGGCGGGTTTGTGGAGATGTCGCTGGAGACCCTGCGTGGAGCGTTTCGGCGACCCTTTCAGTTTCGGGAGTTCCTCGAGCAGACCTGGATGATCGCGCGGGTATCGCTGATCCCGACGCTGCTGGTTGCCATTCCGTTCACCGTGCTGGTGGCGTTCACGATCAACATCCTGCTGCGCGAACTCGGCGCTGCCGACCTGTCCGGCGCGGGCACCGCGTTCGGCACCATCACCCAGCTGGGCCCGGTGGTCACAGTCCTGGTGGTAGCCGGTGCCGGAGCCACTGCGATCTGCGCTGATCTGGGCGCCCGCACCATCCGCGAGGAAATCGACGCGATGCGGGTGCTGGGCATCGATCCCATCCAGCGCCTGGTAGTGCCACGGGTGCTGGCGTCGACGTTCGTCGCGCTTTTGCTCAACGGGTTGGTGTCGGCGATCGGTATTTGCGGTGGCTACGTCTTTTCGGTGTTGTTGCAGGGCGTCAATCCGGGCGCATTCGTCAACGGTCTGACCGTGCTGACCCATCTGGGTGAGTTGGTGCTCTCGGAGGTGAAGGCGCTGTTGTTCGGGGTGGTCGCCGGGCTGGTCGGCTGCTACCGCGGCCTGACGGTCAAGGGTGGCCCAAAGGGGGTGGGTAATGCCGTCAACGAGACCGTGGTGTATGCGTTCATCTGCTTGTTCGTGATCAACGTCGTCATGACCGCGATCGGTGTGCGGGTGCTGGCCCGGTGA
- a CDS encoding virulence factor Mce family protein — MTLFSVAGERRRGLRLVAAAALALLLLAGVYLVWPTRASHKIVGYFTSAVGLYPGDQVRILGVPVGRVDRIEPRASDVRIVMSIPPDVKVPSNARAVIMAPNLVAARFIQLTPAYTGGPALPDGAVIGLDRTAVPVEWDEVKDALSKLAGQLGPTAGQMQGPLGKLINQAADTLDGNGDSFHAALRELSQAAGRLGDSRTDIFGTVKNLQVLVNALSKSNEQIVEFSGHVASVSQVLADNSRDLDTMLGTLNTALTDIRGFLHENNSTLVATVTKLNDLTKVLSDQSENIEQVLHVAGPGITNFYNIYDPAQGTLNGLLSIPEFANPVQFICGGSFDTAAGKAAPDYYRRAEFCRERLGPVLRRLTVNYPPILFHPINSITAYKGQIIYDTPATEAKAATPIPELTWIPAPGVHPPNPDDLQALLVPPAPTAKPAPGAPSAASAPNGPAPGAAPAVPAPAEQKGGR, encoded by the coding sequence ATGACGCTCTTCTCGGTCGCTGGAGAACGCAGGCGGGGGCTGCGGTTGGTAGCGGCCGCCGCTCTGGCCCTGCTTTTGCTGGCAGGTGTTTACCTGGTGTGGCCGACGCGGGCCAGCCACAAGATCGTCGGCTACTTCACCTCCGCGGTAGGGCTTTATCCCGGTGATCAGGTGCGCATTCTGGGCGTACCAGTGGGCCGGGTCGACCGCATCGAGCCACGAGCCTCCGATGTCAGGATCGTCATGTCGATCCCCCCCGACGTCAAGGTGCCGTCGAACGCCAGGGCCGTCATCATGGCGCCAAACCTAGTGGCAGCCCGGTTTATTCAGCTCACCCCCGCCTATACCGGCGGACCGGCATTGCCCGACGGTGCCGTCATCGGGCTGGACCGCACCGCGGTTCCGGTGGAATGGGACGAGGTTAAAGATGCGCTGAGCAAGCTGGCCGGCCAGCTCGGTCCAACGGCGGGACAGATGCAAGGTCCCCTCGGCAAGTTGATCAACCAGGCCGCAGACACCCTTGACGGAAACGGCGACTCGTTCCACGCAGCGCTACGCGAGCTGTCGCAAGCCGCTGGGCGGCTGGGGGATTCGCGCACCGACATCTTCGGCACGGTGAAAAACCTCCAGGTTCTCGTCAACGCGCTCTCGAAGAGCAACGAGCAGATCGTCGAATTCTCCGGTCACGTGGCATCGGTATCTCAGGTGCTCGCCGATAACTCACGTGATCTGGACACCATGTTGGGCACCCTCAACACCGCGCTCACCGATATCAGGGGCTTCCTGCACGAGAACAACTCGACGTTGGTCGCAACGGTGACCAAACTGAACGACTTGACCAAGGTGTTGAGCGACCAGAGCGAGAACATCGAACAGGTATTGCATGTCGCGGGGCCCGGGATCACCAACTTTTACAACATCTACGATCCTGCGCAGGGCACGCTGAACGGGTTGCTCTCGATACCGGAGTTCGCCAACCCGGTGCAGTTCATCTGCGGCGGGTCCTTCGATACCGCCGCCGGGAAAGCGGCTCCGGACTACTACCGACGGGCTGAGTTCTGCCGCGAGCGGCTGGGGCCGGTGCTGCGCCGCTTGACGGTCAACTACCCGCCGATCCTGTTTCACCCGATCAACTCGATCACGGCGTACAAGGGTCAGATCATCTACGACACCCCGGCCACCGAAGCCAAGGCGGCGACCCCGATCCCGGAGCTGACCTGGATTCCGGCGCCCGGTGTACATCCGCCGAACCCCGATGACTTGCAAGCGCTGCTGGTGCCGCCTGCCCCGACCGCCAAGCCCGCGCCGGGGGCGCCGTCAGCGGCCTCCGCACCCAATGGGCCTGCACCCGGCGCGGCGCCAGCCGTGCCGGCTCCGGCGGAGCAAAAGGGCGGCCGATGA
- a CDS encoding alpha,alpha-trehalose-phosphate synthase (UDP-forming), with protein MSPGEGQGTKASGSGDSDFVVVANRLPIDMERLADGTTTWKRSPGGLVTALEPLLRRRRGAWIGWPGIVDADEQPIVEEDLQLYPVRLSADDVAQYYEGFSNATLWPLYHDVIVKPIYHRQWWDRYVDVNRRFAEATSRAAARGATVWVQDYQLQLVPKMLRELRPDLTIGFFLHIPFPPVELFMQLPWRIEIIEGLLGADLVGFHLVGGAQNFLFLARRLAGANTSRAAVGVRSRFGEVDLGSRTVRVGAFPISIDSAELDRKARDRNIRRRAREIRAELGNPRKILLGVDRLDYTKGIDVRLKAFSELLAEGRAKRDDTVLVQLATPSRERVESYQILRSDIERQVGHINGEYGEVGHPVVHYIHRPVPRDELIAFFVAADVMLVTPLRDGMNLVAKEYVACRSDLGGALVLSEFTGAAAELHQAYLVNPHDTERVKDAIEAALNQTDDEGRRRMRAMRRQVLAHDVDRWARSFLDALAEAHPPGSG; from the coding sequence GTGAGTCCCGGGGAAGGCCAGGGCACCAAAGCTTCGGGCTCCGGGGATTCCGATTTCGTGGTGGTCGCCAACCGGCTTCCGATCGACATGGAGCGGCTCGCCGACGGCACCACCACCTGGAAGCGCAGCCCGGGCGGGCTGGTCACGGCGTTAGAGCCATTGCTGCGCCGCCGCCGCGGAGCCTGGATCGGGTGGCCGGGCATCGTCGATGCCGACGAGCAGCCCATCGTCGAAGAAGACCTGCAGCTGTACCCGGTCCGGCTGTCCGCCGACGACGTTGCCCAATACTACGAGGGATTCTCCAACGCCACGCTGTGGCCGCTGTACCACGACGTCATCGTCAAGCCGATCTACCACCGCCAGTGGTGGGATCGCTATGTCGACGTCAACCGCCGATTCGCCGAAGCGACCTCGCGTGCGGCTGCCCGCGGCGCGACCGTGTGGGTCCAGGACTACCAGCTGCAGCTGGTGCCGAAGATGCTGCGCGAACTGCGGCCCGATCTGACCATCGGATTTTTCCTGCACATTCCGTTTCCGCCGGTCGAGCTGTTCATGCAGCTGCCCTGGCGCATCGAAATTATCGAAGGCCTGCTCGGCGCCGACCTCGTGGGCTTCCACCTGGTCGGTGGCGCCCAGAATTTCCTGTTCCTGGCGCGGCGGTTGGCCGGGGCCAATACGTCGCGCGCGGCGGTCGGTGTCCGATCCCGGTTCGGCGAGGTCGACCTCGGGTCGCGCACGGTCCGGGTGGGCGCGTTCCCGATCTCGATCGACTCCGCCGAGCTCGACCGCAAGGCCCGGGACCGCAACATCCGCCGACGGGCCCGCGAGATCCGGGCCGAGCTCGGCAACCCCCGCAAGATCCTGCTGGGAGTCGACCGGCTGGACTACACCAAGGGCATCGACGTTCGGCTGAAGGCCTTTTCCGAGCTGCTCGCCGAGGGCCGCGCCAAGCGCGACGACACCGTGCTGGTCCAGCTGGCGACCCCGAGCCGCGAGCGCGTGGAGAGCTACCAGATCCTGCGCAGTGACATCGAACGCCAGGTCGGCCACATTAACGGCGAATACGGCGAGGTCGGCCATCCGGTGGTGCACTACATCCACCGTCCCGTTCCCCGCGACGAGCTGATCGCGTTTTTCGTCGCCGCGGACGTCATGCTGGTCACTCCGCTGCGGGACGGAATGAACCTGGTGGCCAAGGAGTATGTCGCCTGCCGCAGTGACCTGGGCGGCGCACTGGTGTTGAGCGAATTCACCGGCGCTGCAGCCGAATTGCACCAGGCCTACCTGGTCAACCCGCACGACACCGAACGCGTCAAGGACGCGATCGAGGCGGCACTCAACCAGACCGACGACGAGGGGCGGCGCCGGATGCGGGCCATGCGCCGCCAGGTGCTCGCCCACGACGTCGACCGCTGGGCCCGGTCGTTTCTCGACGCGCTCGCCGAAGCGCATCCGCCGGGCTCTGGCTAG